The following are encoded together in the Acidobacteriota bacterium genome:
- the trpB gene encoding tryptophan synthase subunit beta — translation MKKIPDDRGYFGDFGGRFVPETLMAPLAELEEAYRKAGRDRGFRSRLDELLVHYVGRPTPLYSARRLSARLGGARIWLKREDLCHTGAHKINNALGQALLACEMGKKRVIAETGAGQHGVAVATAAALLGLECRIYMGSEDMRRQELNVVRMRLMGAEVTAVDAGSQTLKDAINEALRDWVTHVRSTHYILGSVLGPHPYPMMVRDFQAVIGREAQAQFKKAARKLPDLVVACVGGGSNAAGIFSAFVSQVSIGLVGVEAGGRGMRPGDHAARFSEGGAPGILHGTRTVVLQDDDGQILRTHSISAGLDYPAVGPEHASWRESGRVVYTHVGDDEAVDAFHLLSESEGIVPALESAHAVAYAVRVAPSMPLSSDILVNLSGRGDKDLAEVARAERDVT, via the coding sequence ATGAAGAAGATCCCCGACGACCGCGGATACTTTGGCGACTTTGGTGGCCGGTTCGTGCCCGAAACCCTGATGGCCCCTCTGGCAGAGCTCGAGGAGGCATATCGAAAGGCCGGTCGCGACCGCGGTTTTCGCAGCCGGCTCGACGAGCTCCTGGTTCATTACGTCGGCCGTCCAACGCCGCTGTACTCTGCGCGCCGACTGTCCGCCCGACTTGGAGGTGCCCGTATCTGGCTCAAGCGTGAAGATCTGTGCCACACCGGAGCGCACAAGATCAACAACGCTCTGGGTCAGGCTCTGCTCGCCTGTGAAATGGGCAAGAAGCGGGTGATCGCCGAAACCGGGGCCGGGCAGCACGGTGTGGCGGTAGCGACTGCGGCAGCTCTCCTCGGCCTCGAATGCAGGATCTATATGGGTTCCGAGGACATGAGGAGGCAGGAGCTCAACGTTGTTCGCATGCGGCTGATGGGCGCGGAAGTGACTGCGGTGGACGCCGGGTCGCAGACCCTCAAGGATGCAATCAACGAGGCGCTGCGCGATTGGGTCACCCATGTCAGATCGACCCACTACATCCTGGGGTCGGTCCTCGGACCCCACCCCTACCCGATGATGGTGCGCGATTTCCAGGCGGTTATCGGACGCGAGGCCCAAGCGCAGTTCAAGAAAGCTGCTCGCAAGCTTCCTGATCTCGTGGTGGCCTGCGTCGGAGGCGGTTCCAACGCCGCCGGGATTTTTTCGGCGTTCGTATCCCAGGTATCGATTGGGCTGGTCGGAGTGGAGGCCGGAGGGCGCGGGATGCGGCCGGGTGATCACGCGGCCAGGTTCTCCGAAGGCGGGGCCCCGGGAATCCTGCACGGGACGCGCACCGTGGTCCTCCAGGATGACGACGGGCAGATCCTCCGCACCCACTCGATCTCGGCCGGGCTGGATTACCCGGCGGTCGGCCCCGAACACGCGAGTTGGCGCGAGAGCGGGCGCGTGGTCTACACCCATGTCGGCGACGACGAAGCGGTCGACGCGTTTCACCTGCTCTCGGAGAGCGAGGGCATCGTGCCGGCGCTGGAGTCTGCTCACGCCGTCGCTTATGCGGTTCGAGTGGCGCCCTCGATGCCCCTGAGCAGCGACATCCTGGTGAATCTCTCGGGCCGCGGAGACAAGGACCTGGCCGAGGTCGCGCGGGCCGAAAGGGATGTGACGTGA
- the trpA gene encoding tryptophan synthase subunit alpha, whose product MNRIEKSFRAAKRDRRAAFIPYITAGDPGLERTVELVRALANAGADIVELGVPFSDPIADGPTNQRAAERALASGTTLTRVLATVEVIRREIETPIVLFTYANPVVRYGVERFARDASAAGVDGVLLTDVPAEEMAPFEEQMGAHGIDLIMLVTPTSDRRRMKAAARFGGGFLYLVSRTGVTGVRKDLDSELASNVRTAGKASKLPVAVGFGISSPDQVARVAALADGVVVGSAIVSRIGALGDCEELVSEIETFAGELAAACKR is encoded by the coding sequence GTGAACCGCATCGAAAAGTCATTCCGTGCGGCCAAACGGGATCGGCGCGCGGCGTTCATTCCCTATATCACCGCCGGGGATCCGGGTCTCGAGCGCACGGTGGAGTTGGTGCGGGCGTTGGCGAATGCCGGCGCGGACATTGTCGAGCTCGGTGTACCGTTCTCGGATCCCATCGCCGACGGGCCTACCAACCAGCGAGCGGCTGAACGGGCTCTGGCTTCCGGAACCACCTTGACTCGTGTGCTGGCAACGGTCGAGGTGATCCGTCGGGAAATCGAGACTCCAATTGTTCTCTTCACCTACGCTAACCCTGTGGTTCGTTACGGGGTGGAACGGTTTGCTCGAGATGCTTCGGCTGCCGGCGTCGATGGTGTGCTGTTGACCGATGTGCCGGCCGAGGAAATGGCCCCATTCGAAGAACAGATGGGTGCCCACGGGATTGACTTGATCATGTTGGTGACCCCCACCTCGGATCGGCGGCGGATGAAGGCTGCCGCTCGGTTTGGCGGCGGGTTCCTGTACCTCGTTTCGAGAACCGGGGTCACCGGTGTCCGGAAGGACCTCGACTCCGAGCTCGCATCCAACGTTCGTACGGCGGGAAAGGCTTCTAAACTCCCGGTCGCCGTTGGGTTCGGTATCTCCTCGCCGGATCAGGTGGCTCGGGTGGCCGCGTTGGCGGACGGCGTTGTCGTCGGGTCGGCGATCGTCAGCCGCATCGGCGCCCTGGGAGACTGTGAGGAACTCGTCAGCGAGATCGAGACATTCGCCGGGGAGCTCGCCGCAGCGTGTAAGAGGTAG
- the rsmA gene encoding 16S rRNA (adenine(1518)-N(6)/adenine(1519)-N(6))-dimethyltransferase RsmA, which yields MGRPKRRRLGQNFLVDRNVAERIASQLSDEPPRVLEIGPGRGALTEHLLERFERVVALELDEVLVPQLEQRFGGLGLQVRHADALRIDLDSLAAAESPWQVASNLPYSVGTAILRRILRRHDLFSRAVVMLQREVAHRIVADPGGKGHGLLALERAAWADARLLFDVQPVAFRPRPKVVSTVVALDLKRPVCETEILDRALGLASAALTLPRKKLRNALSSEVSAATVEAAGLDPAARPGTLSLQDWLRLAEHQPIEA from the coding sequence ATGGGTAGACCCAAACGTCGCCGCCTTGGCCAGAACTTCCTCGTCGATCGAAATGTCGCCGAAAGGATCGCGAGCCAGCTCTCGGATGAACCACCCCGCGTACTCGAGATCGGACCCGGTCGCGGCGCGTTGACGGAACACTTGCTCGAGCGTTTCGAACGTGTTGTCGCACTCGAGCTCGACGAAGTCCTCGTACCACAGCTTGAACAGCGATTCGGCGGCCTCGGGCTTCAAGTGCGGCATGCCGATGCCTTGAGGATCGACCTGGACTCTCTGGCAGCCGCCGAATCGCCGTGGCAGGTAGCCTCCAACCTGCCGTATTCGGTGGGAACCGCCATCCTTCGTCGTATTCTCCGCCGTCACGATCTCTTCAGCCGAGCGGTTGTCATGCTGCAGCGTGAGGTGGCCCACAGAATTGTGGCTGATCCGGGGGGAAAGGGACATGGCCTGCTGGCTCTCGAGCGCGCAGCCTGGGCCGACGCCAGACTCCTCTTCGATGTCCAGCCAGTGGCCTTTCGCCCGCGGCCCAAGGTCGTTTCTACCGTCGTGGCGCTCGATCTCAAGCGTCCCGTATGTGAAACCGAAATCCTTGACAGAGCACTTGGATTGGCCTCGGCAGCCCTCACCCTTCCACGAAAAAAGCTCCGCAACGCGTTGTCGTCGGAGGTCAGTGCCGCGACCGTCGAGGCAGCGGGTCTGGATCCGGCCGCCCGGCCCGGGACTCTCTCTCTTCAGGACTGGCTCAGGCTCGCCGAACACCAGCCGATCGAAGCATAA
- a CDS encoding undecaprenyl-diphosphate phosphatase, with protein sequence MTFWQAAMLGVLQGVTEFLPVSSSGHLALAQMLIPGFEQPGVVFDSTLHLGTACAVLWFERRQIADWVGSLQGRRLLALLVLGTVATVGVAFPLRHIAVAAFSQPAWVGVGLVLTGLVVGSTRFLPGGSSDQLTVSWRQALAIGLAQGLAVFPGLSRSGVTIAASLGVGLERAWAARFSFLLSVPVIAAVTAGQVLERRADVMAAGNGFLVACAIGAVAAGVSGFFALQLVIATVSSRVFNRFAWYCIPLGVLVIVLVWGGQ encoded by the coding sequence ATGACGTTTTGGCAGGCCGCGATGCTGGGGGTCCTGCAGGGCGTGACGGAGTTCCTGCCGGTCTCCTCGTCGGGGCACCTGGCTCTGGCCCAGATGTTGATTCCGGGATTCGAGCAGCCCGGAGTCGTTTTCGATTCAACGCTTCACCTCGGCACCGCGTGCGCGGTGCTCTGGTTCGAACGCCGGCAGATCGCCGACTGGGTCGGGTCGTTGCAGGGAAGACGACTGTTGGCGTTGCTCGTGCTTGGCACAGTTGCGACTGTGGGCGTTGCGTTTCCCTTACGGCACATCGCGGTGGCGGCCTTTTCGCAGCCCGCGTGGGTCGGCGTCGGACTCGTGCTGACTGGCCTGGTGGTGGGCAGCACGAGGTTTCTGCCGGGGGGATCGTCCGACCAGTTGACGGTCAGCTGGCGGCAAGCGCTGGCGATCGGTCTGGCGCAGGGCCTCGCGGTCTTCCCCGGACTGTCGCGGTCCGGAGTGACAATCGCCGCCAGCCTGGGAGTCGGTCTGGAACGGGCATGGGCGGCGAGGTTCTCATTCCTTCTCAGCGTGCCCGTCATCGCTGCGGTGACCGCCGGCCAGGTCCTCGAAAGGCGGGCTGATGTGATGGCTGCGGGAAACGGGTTCCTGGTTGCGTGCGCAATTGGAGCAGTGGCTGCCGGGGTCTCCGGCTTCTTTGCCCTCCAGCTGGTGATCGCAACTGTGTCGAGCCGGGTGTTCAACCGCTTCGCGTGGTACTGCATTCCGCTCGGCGTGTTGGTGATCGTCCTGGTGTGGGGAGGGCAGTGA